The genomic DNA CCTCCAGGCTTTCTTCCCATGCAACCTGCACGGTCGAACGCCCTGTATATAACCGGTTGGCCATTTGTTCAAAAAACAGCGACAACGGTTCCTTCATTTGTTTAGAAAGGTGAATGCAGGCATCGTATAACGGCGTCATGCCGAAAACAATTTCAGCCTCCAGGGATTGGAGGGCAACCTTCAGCTGCCGAAGCTGTCTCGGACGTTCTTGCATCCGTTTCGCCCATTCAAATCCAGCCCAGGTTGTGGCAAGGATAATGCAAAGCGCACCAATCATATTCATGTGGACACCTTATTCTTTGAAATCATTAGTGGATTGAACTCTGCATCCAAAATACGTTTCACCCGACTTGGACCACTGGACTGCGACATCTCGATGAACCGGTCGAACAATTGGATTTCCATCAATCGTTGAAAGATCGGACGTTTCAACACATTCTCAATTCCGTATCCATGTGCTGTCATAATCATCTGAACACCCG from Pseudalkalibacillus sp. SCS-8 includes the following:
- the spoIIIAB gene encoding stage III sporulation protein SpoIIIAB, whose protein sequence is MNMIGALCIILATTWAGFEWAKRMQERPRQLRQLKVALQSLEAEIVFGMTPLYDACIHLSKQMKEPLSLFFEQMANRLYTGRSTVQVAWEESLEVFQKHTALQKGEIEVLKQFGSTLGRHDREHQQKQIRLTIVHLEREEREAEEVQRRYETMVKSLGFLTGLLIVILLI